In the Kribbella sp. NBC_00482 genome, one interval contains:
- a CDS encoding DUF3224 domain-containing protein, giving the protein MKFTQTFEITQWDQAAYDEEGTIQLGRATVGKTFTGNDLDGTSAAELLMVGTTDGPAAYTAVERFTGALGGRKGSFVMLHGATADETSSPGRIVAAEGDLAGLTGTIVYEHDEQGARVTVDYELP; this is encoded by the coding sequence ATGAAGTTCACCCAGACGTTCGAGATCACCCAGTGGGACCAGGCGGCGTACGACGAGGAGGGCACGATCCAGCTCGGCCGCGCGACGGTGGGAAAGACGTTCACCGGCAACGATCTCGACGGCACAAGCGCGGCCGAGCTGTTGATGGTGGGGACGACCGACGGTCCGGCGGCGTACACCGCGGTCGAGCGGTTCACCGGAGCGCTGGGCGGGCGGAAGGGTTCGTTCGTGATGCTGCACGGTGCGACTGCCGACGAGACGTCGTCACCGGGCCGGATCGTCGCCGCGGAGGGCGACCTGGCCGGGCTGACCGGCACGATCGTCTACGAGCACGACGAGCAGGGCGCCCGCGTCACTGTGGACTACGAGCTGCCCTGA
- a CDS encoding PhoH family protein encodes MAIHAKASSTSSTPDQRTFVLDTSVLLSDPHALLRFDEHEVVVPVVVVTELEAKRHHPELGYFARTALRLLDELRILHGRLDAPLPVGEKGGTLRVELNHTDPETLPAGFRLGDNDSRILAVACNFMAEGKDVTLVSKDLPMRVKASACGLVAEEYRAELTLESGWTGMAELEVETHVVDDLYENGSVELTEAGEFPTHTGLVMLSDRGSALGRVMPDKRIRLVRGDREAFGIRGRSAEQRVALDLLLDPDVGIISLGGRAGTGKSALALCAGLESVMERRQHKKVIVFRPLFAVGGQELGYLPGSEAEKMGPWAQAVYDTLGALTSSDVIDEVIDRGMLEVLPLTHIRGRSLHDAFVIVDEAQSLERNVLLTVLSRVGANSRVVLTHDVAQRDNLRVGRHDGVVAVVEQLKGHPLFAHVTLTRSERSPIAALVTEMLDDLQL; translated from the coding sequence ATGGCCATCCACGCCAAGGCGTCAAGTACCTCATCAACACCGGACCAGCGCACCTTCGTGCTGGACACCTCGGTGCTCCTCTCCGACCCGCATGCGTTACTGCGGTTCGACGAGCACGAGGTGGTCGTCCCGGTGGTCGTCGTCACCGAATTGGAGGCCAAACGGCATCACCCGGAACTCGGCTACTTCGCACGTACGGCGTTACGCCTGCTCGATGAGCTCCGGATACTGCACGGACGACTGGACGCGCCCCTGCCAGTGGGGGAGAAGGGTGGAACTCTCCGGGTCGAACTGAACCACACCGACCCGGAGACCTTGCCGGCTGGTTTCCGGCTCGGCGACAACGACAGCCGGATCCTTGCCGTGGCCTGCAACTTCATGGCCGAGGGCAAGGACGTCACGCTGGTCTCGAAGGACCTGCCGATGCGGGTCAAGGCGTCGGCCTGCGGCCTGGTCGCCGAGGAGTACCGCGCCGAGCTGACGCTCGAGTCCGGGTGGACCGGTATGGCGGAGCTCGAGGTCGAGACGCACGTCGTCGACGACCTGTACGAGAACGGCTCGGTCGAGCTGACGGAGGCTGGGGAGTTCCCGACCCATACCGGGCTGGTGATGCTGTCCGACCGCGGCAGCGCGCTCGGCCGGGTGATGCCGGACAAGCGGATCCGGCTGGTCCGGGGCGACCGGGAGGCGTTCGGGATCCGCGGCCGCTCCGCGGAGCAGCGGGTCGCGCTCGATCTGCTGCTGGACCCTGACGTCGGGATCATCTCGCTCGGCGGTCGCGCCGGTACGGGTAAGTCCGCGCTCGCGCTGTGCGCCGGCCTGGAGTCGGTGATGGAGCGCCGCCAGCACAAGAAGGTGATCGTCTTCCGGCCGCTGTTCGCGGTCGGCGGGCAGGAGCTCGGGTATCTGCCGGGCAGCGAGGCCGAGAAGATGGGGCCGTGGGCGCAGGCCGTGTACGACACGCTCGGCGCGCTGACCAGCAGTGACGTGATCGACGAGGTGATCGACCGGGGCATGCTCGAGGTGCTGCCGCTGACCCACATCCGCGGGCGGTCGCTGCACGACGCGTTCGTGATCGTCGACGAGGCGCAGTCGCTGGAGCGGAACGTGCTGCTCACGGTGCTGTCGCGGGTCGGTGCCAACTCGCGGGTGGTGCTCACCCACGACGTGGCCCAGCGGGACAACCTGCGGGTCGGCCGGCACGACGGTGTGGTCGCGGTGGTCGAGCAGTTGAAGGGGCACCCGCTGTTCGCGCACGTCACCTTGACCCGCTCGGAGCGGTCGCCGATCGCGGCGCTGGTCACCGAGATGCTCGACGACCTGCAGTTGTAA
- the trhA gene encoding PAQR family membrane homeostasis protein TrhA translates to MTASSAQPQELGHQLSGRLGPLKPKLRGWLHAGTFPLATAAGIVLICLAPHANARWAAAVYTAGSMLLFGISALYHRFYWGPTGEAILRRLDHSNIFLLIAGTYTPLGMVLLHGNDRLLMLSLAWGGAALGILFRIFWLSAPRWIYTPLYLALGWVAIFWMGDIYHAGGAAVVTLIAVGGGLYSIGAVVYGTKRPNPSPRWFGFHEIFHAFTVAAFICHYIAVSIATYHAG, encoded by the coding sequence ATGACCGCTTCCAGCGCACAGCCCCAGGAACTCGGTCACCAGCTCTCCGGGCGACTGGGCCCGCTCAAGCCCAAGCTCCGCGGGTGGTTGCACGCCGGTACGTTCCCGTTGGCCACCGCCGCCGGCATCGTGCTGATCTGCCTCGCACCGCACGCGAACGCACGCTGGGCGGCCGCGGTCTACACCGCCGGATCGATGCTGCTGTTCGGCATCTCCGCGCTGTACCACCGCTTCTACTGGGGCCCGACCGGCGAGGCGATCCTGCGCCGGCTCGACCACAGCAACATCTTCCTGCTGATCGCCGGCACCTACACGCCCCTCGGCATGGTGCTGCTGCACGGCAACGACCGGCTGCTGATGCTCAGTCTGGCGTGGGGCGGCGCGGCGCTCGGCATCCTGTTCCGGATCTTCTGGCTCAGCGCGCCACGCTGGATCTACACCCCGCTGTACCTGGCGCTGGGCTGGGTCGCGATCTTCTGGATGGGCGACATCTACCACGCCGGCGGCGCGGCGGTCGTCACCCTGATCGCCGTCGGCGGCGGCCTGTACTCGATCGGCGCCGTCGTCTACGGCACCAAGCGCCCCAACCCGTCCCCCCGCTGGTTCGGCTTCCACGAAATCTTCCACGCCTTCACAGTCGCCGCCTTCATCTGCCACTACATAGCCGTAAGCATCGCCACCTACCACGCCGGCTAA
- a CDS encoding isoprenyl transferase yields the protein MRTPGKQKLRDAVYGLYERRLTRSLSPDRIPRHIGVIIDGNRRWARQVGDPVSRGHEAGANKISEFLNWCDGVGVKVVTVWMLSTDNLTRPADELEPLLRIIEQSVEELTAIGRYRIHPVGALDLLPGTTAEALKAAETDTQDVQGMLVNVAVGYGGRRELADAVRSLLLEEAAKGISIEELADRVDVEHIARHLYTKGQPDPDLVIRTSGEQRLGGFLLWQSALSEFYFCEALWPDFRHVDFLRAIRSYAQRERRFGT from the coding sequence ATGCGGACACCTGGCAAGCAGAAGCTGCGCGACGCGGTCTACGGCCTGTACGAGCGGCGGCTGACCCGATCGCTGTCGCCGGACCGGATCCCGCGGCACATCGGGGTCATCATCGACGGTAACCGGCGCTGGGCCCGCCAGGTCGGCGACCCGGTGTCGCGCGGCCACGAGGCCGGGGCGAACAAGATCTCCGAGTTCCTGAACTGGTGCGACGGCGTCGGCGTCAAGGTGGTCACGGTGTGGATGCTGTCCACCGACAACCTGACGCGCCCGGCCGACGAGCTGGAGCCGCTGCTGCGGATCATCGAGCAGTCGGTCGAGGAGCTGACCGCGATCGGCCGCTACCGGATCCACCCGGTCGGCGCGCTCGACCTGCTGCCCGGCACCACCGCCGAGGCGCTGAAAGCGGCGGAGACGGACACCCAGGACGTCCAGGGCATGCTCGTCAACGTCGCCGTCGGGTACGGCGGACGTCGCGAGCTCGCCGACGCGGTCCGCTCGCTCCTCCTCGAGGAGGCCGCGAAGGGCATCTCCATCGAGGAGTTGGCCGACCGCGTGGACGTGGAGCACATCGCGCGGCACCTCTACACCAAGGGCCAGCCCGACCCCGATCTGGTCATCCGGACGTCGGGTGAGCAGCGCCTGGGCGGGTTCCTGCTCTGGCAGAGCGCGCTGAGTGAGTTCTACTTCTGCGAGGCGCTCTGGCCGGACTTCCGTCATGTCGACTTCCTCCGCGCCATCCGAAGCTACGCGCAACGCGAGCGCCGCTTCGGGACGTGA
- a CDS encoding MarR family winged helix-turn-helix transcriptional regulator: MTSVNDDPRVGADHIAALLGLALRRIRSEILATSEEQFPGLRVSHYRLLELIPPDGARITDLAEIATMTKQGLGQHVDYLQKLGYTESARLPADRRVRLVRRTPLGDEAVAFSRAAIARVEQSWSTQLGPTRYTHLRQTLHQLGTTP, encoded by the coding sequence ATGACTTCCGTCAACGACGATCCCCGGGTCGGGGCCGATCACATCGCCGCGCTGCTCGGGCTGGCGCTGCGACGGATCCGGTCGGAGATCCTGGCCACGTCCGAGGAACAGTTCCCCGGACTCCGGGTCTCGCACTACCGCCTGCTCGAACTGATCCCGCCCGACGGCGCCCGGATCACCGACCTGGCGGAGATCGCGACGATGACCAAACAGGGCCTCGGCCAGCACGTCGACTACCTGCAGAAACTCGGCTACACCGAGTCCGCCCGCCTCCCCGCCGACCGCCGAGTCCGCCTGGTCCGCCGTACGCCGCTCGGCGACGAAGCAGTCGCCTTCAGCCGAGCCGCCATCGCCCGAGTAGAACAATCCTGGTCCACCCAACTAGGCCCCACCCGCTACACCCACCTCCGCCAAACCCTCCACCAACTAGGCACCACCCCGTAA